Genomic window (Spirosoma sp. KCTC 42546):
CCCAGACTCAGTGCTTTTTTATAACCCGCCAGCCCAGCAGCAGGGTCACGTCGGTAGTTCCGCCACACACCAATGGCACCCAATTGGGCAATTCCGTATTCGATATAATAGAAAGGCACCTCGTATAAGTGAAGCTGCCGCTGCCAAATGTACTCCTGATAAAAAGCGAATCCATCCCAACTTGTTACCGTATCGGCAAACTGATTGTAAATCCGCAGCCAGTTTTCACGTCGCTCCGCATCGGTATGCGTTGGGTTTTCGTAAATCCAGTGCTGAAATTTATCAATTGTTGCTACCCAGGGGAGCGTTTCGATAATAGATTCCAGATGCTGCAATTTGGCTCGGCGTAGCTCGTCAGGGTTATCGAAAAATACGTCCCAGTGATCCATTGACAGCAATTCCATACTCATAGAGGCCAGCTCAGCTACCTCCATAGGCGGGTTTCGGAACGCTTTTAGAGGCAGTTCACGCGTTAGAAACGAATGAACGGCGTGGCCACCCTCATGAACCATCGTCACTAAATCGCGCAAACTGGAAGTAGCATTCATGAAAATAAATGGCACACCAATTTCCTCGAGCGGGTAATTATAACCACCAGGCGCTTTGCCTTTCCGCGACTCCAGATCAAGGTGACCCATGGCCCGCATAATGCGCAGGTCATCCCCTAATTCCTTATCAAGTCGATCGAAACAGGCAATAGCTTTTTCCAGCAGTTCATCACCCGTTGCGAATGGCTTTAACGGGGGCCGACCTTCCACATCAACCTTTGCATCCCAGGGCCGCAATGGATCTACCGAAGCGTCGGACCGAGAAAGCTTCTGTTCTCGGTCGCTGGCCAGATCATTCAATAATGGTACAACAGCTTCGGCTACTGATTCATGGAAATTGAAGCAATCCTGGGGCGTGTAATCGAACCGGCCTAAAGCCGCAAACGAATAGTCCCGAAAATTAGCAAATCCGGCATTGACCGCTATCTGATGCCGGAGCGTGCGTAACCGATCAAACAGTTGGTCAAGGGCTTCATGATCCTGATAACGTCGTTCCCAGATTTTACGCCACGCTTCCTCGCGCACAGCCCGATCTGTCGATTGCAAACGGTCACTTGCTGCGGGAAGGGTCATTTCCTTACCATCAATGGTCACAGTCATAGCACCAACAATGGCTCCGTATTTGCGCTCTTCGGTCTGTAATTCGGTTTGAAGCGGGATGTT
Coding sequences:
- a CDS encoding M3 family oligoendopeptidase, whose translation is MTTNETLPIPTRPARPFIGEALTLQSWDDVKPLFDNLLARPLHNAQDLRQWLIDRSELESYLSEDFAWRYIRMTCDTANEELVNNLNFFIAEIQPPMTAYGNDLDLKAVDSPFLSELTDEGYDIMVRGMKKAIEIFREENIPLQTELQTEERKYGAIVGAMTVTIDGKEMTLPAASDRLQSTDRAVREEAWRKIWERRYQDHEALDQLFDRLRTLRHQIAVNAGFANFRDYSFAALGRFDYTPQDCFNFHESVAEAVVPLLNDLASDREQKLSRSDASVDPLRPWDAKVDVEGRPPLKPFATGDELLEKAIACFDRLDKELGDDLRIMRAMGHLDLESRKGKAPGGYNYPLEEIGVPFIFMNATSSLRDLVTMVHEGGHAVHSFLTRELPLKAFRNPPMEVAELASMSMELLSMDHWDVFFDNPDELRRAKLQHLESIIETLPWVATIDKFQHWIYENPTHTDAERRENWLRIYNQFADTVTSWDGFAFYQEYIWQRQLHLYEVPFYYIEYGIAQLGAIGVWRNYRRDPAAGLAGYKKALSLGYKAPIREIYAAANVPFDFSRDYIRELMQFVGDEIRKLG